Below is a window of Halomonas sp. Bachu 37 DNA.
CGTCCTGTATCACGCATGGTACGAATGACCTTGTCCAGCGAGACGAAATGCTCGCCATCCCCGCGCAGGGCCATGCGCGCGGCGTTGATGGCCTTGACCGAGGCGATGGCGTTACGCTCGATACAGGGCACTTGGACCAGGCCGCCCACGGGATCGCAGGTCAACCCCAGGTTGTGCTCCAGGCCGATCTCCGCGGCGTTCTCCACTTGGGCGGGCGTGCCTCCCAGCACTTCGGCAAGCCCTGCAGCGGCCATGGCGCAGGCCGACCCCACCTCTCCCTGGCAACCGACTTCCGCGCCGGAGATCGATGCATTGGTCTTGCACAAAATACCCACGGCCCCCGCAGTTAATAGAAAATCCACGACCTGCTCGCTGGTCGCCTGGGGCTCGAAGTGCAGATAATAGGCGAGTACCGCCGGTACGATTCCCGCAGCGCCATTGGTGGGCGCGGTCACCATGCGACGGCCAGCAGCATTCTCCTCGTTGACCGCCAGGGCGAAGACGTTGACCCAGTCCATGGCGGTAAATGTCGAGGCAATCAGGCTCTCGGGACGCTCGGGGTCGAGCAGATGCTGATATAGCCCCTTGGCGCGACGGCGCACCTTCAATCCGCCCGGCAGGAACCCTTCCGCCTCCAGGCCGTTGTCGATGCAATCGCGCATCGCTTGCCAAACCGCCAACAACCCTCGGCGGATCTCCTCTTCGCTACGCCAGGCCTTCTCGTTTTCCAGCATCAACTCGCTGATACGCAACCCTTCATGCCGGCATAGCGCAAGCAGTTCCTCGGCGGTGGAGAAAGCGAAAGGCAATACAGTGGTGTCGTCGCCGGTCTCGTTGCGGTCCGCCTGGGCTTGATCGACATAGAAGCCACCGCCCAATGAGTAATAGGTGTTGCTGGCCAGCAGGCCTTGCGCCCCATAAGCGCTCAGGGTCATGGCATTGGGATGAAACGACAAGCATTCCGTATCCCACTGCAGATCACGCTGCCAGTCGAACGCCATTTCGTCGCCCCCGGGCAGCTTCAACGGGGCGCCGGTCTTGATTGCCTCGATACGGGAGATTACGGTGTCTGGATCGACATGCTCCGGCGTTTCTCCCATCAACCCCATGATGACGGCCTGATCGGTCCCGTGCCCTTCCCCCGTCGCGGCAAGCGAGCCATGCAGGCGAACCTCCAGGCGTGACACAGCGGCAGGCAAACTATTGGCGAATGCATTTGCAGCGCGCATGGGACCGACGGTATGCGAACTCGACGGTCCGATACCGATACGAAATAGATCGAAGACGCTAATTGCCATGGGTTTCTCCTGCTGATTGCTTGGCTTTCACAAGATGGAGAACCACCGCATCCACGCATGGCTACCGTACAATCCAGCTTAACAAATACCAGCCAAGGAAAAGTGAGCGTGACGTGCCAGCGCAGAAAAGTGACGATATAATGAACATCCACTCATGGATGTCATGTGCTGCCATGCGCCTCCCATAACAGGACGTTATCATGTCGCTCCCTCCGCCCCATGCGCCCATTTCCTTTCGAGCCGCTGCCTTGCGCACGGTTCTTTATATATTGTTCATGGGGGCGATTGCACAAGGCACTTACCTGGAAGCTCTATACCTGCCCGGGTCGCGCTTTTCCGAGTGGGGACTTACCGAGCTCACCCAGACGCTATTTCTCGCCGTTAGCTGCGTTCTGCTTCTTTACATACGCCATGGGCTCAGGGTATGGCCCAATGTCACGCTACTGTTGTCGGCGTTTCTCGCGGCGTCACTGGTCAGGGAGCAGGACGCTTTCCTCGACACCTACGTGGCGGACAACACCTGGAAGGTTCTGGTGGCCTTGATCGTCCTGCCTTCCCTTTACTGGGTAGGACGTAATCGCCAGCGTTTTCTCGCAGAATTCACCTACTTCAGCAATTCCTTTTCCTTCGGCTTCTTCGTTTCCGGTCTGCTGGTCACCTATGTCTTTTCCCGCCTCTACGGTCGCCAGGAATTCTGGCTCACCGTGCTGGAGGAGAACTATGTGCGCACTTTCAAGAATGTGGCGGAAGAGGTCATGGAGCTACTGGGCTACGCCCTGATCCTTATCGCCGTGGTCGAACTGGTGATCCTGGCCAGACGCTGGCGAATGGCCAACTCCTAGTCATTCACGCCTGTTGCGGTTGGCTTTTCCTTTGCAACGACCTTTGCCACGACACTACAAGAACGCCCGCTGTCATTAATGGCAGCGGGCGTTCTAGTTTTACCGGTCCAGCTTGACGATTACTCGTCGAGGAACGAGCGCAGTGGCTCCGAGCGGCTCGGATGACGCAGCTTGCGCAACGCCTTGGCCTCGATCTGGCGGATACGCTCGCGGGTGACATCGAACTGCTTGCCGACCTCCTCAAGGGTATGGTCGGTATTCATGTCGATACCGAAACGCATGCGCAGCACCTTGGCTTCACGGGCAGTCAAGCCGCCCAGCACATTGCGTGTGGCTTCGATCAAGCCTTCTCCGGTGGCCATGTCGATCGGCAGCAGCATGGTGCCGTCTTCGATGAAGTCACCCAGGTGCGAGTCGTCATCGTCGCCGATGGGCGTCTCCATGGAGATCGGCTCCTTGGCAATCTTGAGCACCTTGCGCACCTTGTCTTCCGGCATCTCGAGGCGTTCGCCCAGCTCTTCCGGCGTCGGCTCGCGGCCCATTTCCTGCAGCATCTGGCGCGACACGCGATTGAGCTTGTTGATCGTCTCGATCATGTGTACCGGAATACGAATGGTACGCGCCTGGTCGGCGATCGAGCGGGTGATCGCCTGGCGAATCCACCAGGTGGCATAGGTCGAGAACTTGTAACCACGGCGGTATTCGAACTTGTCGACCGCCTTCATCAAGCCGATGTTGCCTTCCTGGATAAGGTCCAGGAACTGCAAGCCACGGTTGGTGTATTTCTTGGCGATCGAAATGACCAGACGCAGGTTGGCCTCGACCATCTCCTTCTTGGCCCGGCGCGCCTTGGCCTCGCCGATGGAGAGCTTGCGGTTGACTTCCTTCAGCTCGGCCACCGACAGCTGGACCATGTCTTCCTCGAACGCGATCTTGCGTTGCGCCCGGGCGATATCGGCACGCAGCGGCTCGAGACGATCGGCATACTTGGGAAAGGCGGCCTGAAAATCATCCAGCCACTCACGACGCGACTCGCTGCCGGGAAAGGACTTGATGAAACTCTTGCGCGGCACCTTGGCCTTTTTCACGCAGAGCTGCATCACCGCCTTTTCCTGCGCACGGACCTGCTCGACGCTGATCCGCACCTGGCCCACCAGGCGCTCGAAGTGCTTGGGCACCAGCTTGATCGGCGAGAACAGTTCCGCCAGGCGGGCCTGCTCGCTTTTCAGTTCGGCACTGCCACGACCATGCTTCTCCAGTGCCGCTTGAACGAGAGCATTCTGCTCGCGAATCTGCTCGAAGCGTGCCTTGGCTTCCTCGGGATCGGGCCCACCCTCGTTGGTGTTGTCCTCTTCGTCCTCGTCCTCGTCGGATTCCCCGTCCTCGTCGTCCAGTTCTTCTTTTTCCTCGGGCTCGGGAAGGTCCGCCTCGGCAACGCCGGGAATACCCTCGTCGGGATCGATGAAACCGGAAAACAGGTCGGAGAGACGCCCAGGGGCTTCCTCATCCTGAGTGGCGTCGTAGGCATCGAGAATCGAGCTGACCGCCCCCGGAAGGTAGGCCAGAGACGACATCACTTCACGCGTACCCTCCTCGATCCGCTTGGCAATTTCGATCTCGCCTTCGCGGGTGAGCAGCTCCACCGTACCCATCTCGCGCATGTACATGCGGACCGGGTCGGTAGTGCGTCCCACATCGCTTTCCACCGCGGCCAGGGCCGCCACGGCCTCTTCCGCCGCGGATTCATCGGTGGAGTGATCCGACATCATCAAGGTGTCTTCATCGGGCGCTTCCTCAACGACACTGATACCCATGTCGTTGATCATGCCGATGATGTCTTCCACTTGATCCGGGTCGGCGATATCCTCGGGTAGATGGTCGTTGACCTCGGCGTAGGTCAGGAACCCCTGTTCCTTACCTCGCGCGATCAACTCCTTCAGACGCGACTGCTGCTGCGCATTTCCAGCCATAGAAACCCTATCTCGACGAAGAAGAATGAAGCACCTGAAGCGCTGGGTGGAGAAAACTCAACAAGCCGAACATTATAGCGGTAATGATGGGTAATTTTCCAACTTGGCGTATTTGCGCGGTCATTCAGGTGTGTTAGTTTGTTCGGTTAGGCCAGCGCTGGGTGGCTGCCCCGTTATATGGTACTGCCGGGGCGAAAATTCAACCCCTGGCAGCATTTCTCGCGTCATCCATGGCATTTCACTTGCGCGTACCAGCGCTCCCTAGATCGGCCAGAAGCGCCATCAGGTGCTGACGCTCCTGTGGCGAAAGTCGCTCTCCTTCGCGCTGCCTGGCCAACAGAGCATCGATCTGCTCCTGGCACGAAGGACGCAACCGATGACGGCGAAAATACGCCACCAGCCCCTCGAGCTCTTCAGCACGTGCCCCGCGGGGTATCAACAACTCGCGCCGGGCCAGTTCGGCGAGACGCCGCCCTTCATTGCTGCCCTGAAAGTGCGCCAGCACCACTTGCGGGCTGCGGTAGCGTCCTGCGCGCAGCACATCCACGATAGCGGTATACAGCGCCGCTTCGGGATCGCCACCGGGTAACCACTCATCTTCCGGCGGCAATGTTTCGACCAGCGCTGGCTCATGAATCAGCAGCTGTATCACACGGGCCAAGGGAGCCAGAGCACCGCCCGATGGGCGTTCCACCCCGTGGCGCCTGCCTGAAGGCGCATTTACCGTGCCATGAGACATCTCATCGCGACCATTGTCCGCAGCAGGATAGGCCTCGTCATGGCTTCGCTGCCCCTGCTGTTGCGCTTGTTCGCGCCGAGCCAGCAACTGGCCCAGCCGCGACTCGTTCAAGCCGCTACGCCTGGCCAGCTCTTCGAGCAATAGCGACTTCAACACCCCTTCGGGTATGCGTGAAAGGCCCGCCAGCACATGGCTGGCGAAGCGCTCACGCGCCTCCACCGCCTTGAGATCGCGCCCTTCGCCGGCCTGCTCGAACAGAAATTCCGATAGCGGCATGGCACAGGTCACACGGTCCTTGAACGCATCAGCCCCTTCACTGCGCACCAGCGTATCGGGATCCTCGCCTTCCGGCAGAAACAGGAAACGCGCCTCGCGACCGTCGATCATCAGCGGCAACACGGTCTCCAGGGCGCGACTCGCCGCCTGGCGTCCGGCGCGGTCGCCATCGAAGCAGAACACCACCCGGCTCACCAGCCGAAACAGGCGCTTGAGATGATCTTCACTGGTCGCCGTCCCCAAGGTCGCCACCGCATGGTGAATACCGTACTGGGCCAGCGCCACCACATCCATGTAGCCTTCGACGATCACCACCTGCTCCAGGCGAGAATCCGCCTGGCGCGCCTCATACAAGCCGTAGAGTTCCCGACCCTTGTGAAACACGGGAGTTTCGGGAGAATTGAGGTATTTCGGCTTTCCTTCACCGAGTACGCGCCCGCCGAAGGCGATAGTCCGTCCGCGCAGATCACGGATCGGAAACATGACCCGATCGCGAAAGCGGTCGTAGGTACGCCCGCTATCCTCGTGCTGAATCAGCAGCCCATACTCCACCTGAACCGGCTCGCCGATACCCCGCTCGCTCAGATGATGCTTGAGCGCCTCCCACTGTGCCGGGGCGTAGCCGATTCCATAGGTCTTGACCACTTCCGGCGATAGCCGACGCCCATCCAGATACGCCCGTGCGGCATTCCCTTCCTGCATCACCAGCCGTTCGCGATAAAAGCTTGCGGCAAGTTCCAGCAGGTTGACGCCTTCCTTGCGCTTTTTTTCCCGCATCTTGGCGTGAGGATCGTCGGCGCCCTCGCGCGGGACATCGAGCCCCAGCCTGCCGGCCATGTTCTCCACTGC
It encodes the following:
- a CDS encoding L-serine ammonia-lyase — its product is MAISVFDLFRIGIGPSSSHTVGPMRAANAFANSLPAAVSRLEVRLHGSLAATGEGHGTDQAVIMGLMGETPEHVDPDTVISRIEAIKTGAPLKLPGGDEMAFDWQRDLQWDTECLSFHPNAMTLSAYGAQGLLASNTYYSLGGGFYVDQAQADRNETGDDTTVLPFAFSTAEELLALCRHEGLRISELMLENEKAWRSEEEIRRGLLAVWQAMRDCIDNGLEAEGFLPGGLKVRRRAKGLYQHLLDPERPESLIASTFTAMDWVNVFALAVNEENAAGRRMVTAPTNGAAGIVPAVLAYYLHFEPQATSEQVVDFLLTAGAVGILCKTNASISGAEVGCQGEVGSACAMAAAGLAEVLGGTPAQVENAAEIGLEHNLGLTCDPVGGLVQVPCIERNAIASVKAINAARMALRGDGEHFVSLDKVIRTMRDTGRDMQDKYKETSRGGLAVNAIEC
- the rpoD gene encoding RNA polymerase sigma factor RpoD, which produces MAGNAQQQSRLKELIARGKEQGFLTYAEVNDHLPEDIADPDQVEDIIGMINDMGISVVEEAPDEDTLMMSDHSTDESAAEEAVAALAAVESDVGRTTDPVRMYMREMGTVELLTREGEIEIAKRIEEGTREVMSSLAYLPGAVSSILDAYDATQDEEAPGRLSDLFSGFIDPDEGIPGVAEADLPEPEEKEELDDEDGESDEDEDEEDNTNEGGPDPEEAKARFEQIREQNALVQAALEKHGRGSAELKSEQARLAELFSPIKLVPKHFERLVGQVRISVEQVRAQEKAVMQLCVKKAKVPRKSFIKSFPGSESRREWLDDFQAAFPKYADRLEPLRADIARAQRKIAFEEDMVQLSVAELKEVNRKLSIGEAKARRAKKEMVEANLRLVISIAKKYTNRGLQFLDLIQEGNIGLMKAVDKFEYRRGYKFSTYATWWIRQAITRSIADQARTIRIPVHMIETINKLNRVSRQMLQEMGREPTPEELGERLEMPEDKVRKVLKIAKEPISMETPIGDDDDSHLGDFIEDGTMLLPIDMATGEGLIEATRNVLGGLTAREAKVLRMRFGIDMNTDHTLEEVGKQFDVTRERIRQIEAKALRKLRHPSRSEPLRSFLDE
- the dnaG gene encoding DNA primase, with product MAGQIPQRFIDDLLGRVDVVEVVGERVKLKKAGRNYSGLCPFHQEKTPSFTVSADKQFYHCFGCGAHGNALRFLMEYDKLPFPEAVENMAGRLGLDVPREGADDPHAKMREKKRKEGVNLLELAASFYRERLVMQEGNAARAYLDGRRLSPEVVKTYGIGYAPAQWEALKHHLSERGIGEPVQVEYGLLIQHEDSGRTYDRFRDRVMFPIRDLRGRTIAFGGRVLGEGKPKYLNSPETPVFHKGRELYGLYEARQADSRLEQVVIVEGYMDVVALAQYGIHHAVATLGTATSEDHLKRLFRLVSRVVFCFDGDRAGRQAASRALETVLPLMIDGREARFLFLPEGEDPDTLVRSEGADAFKDRVTCAMPLSEFLFEQAGEGRDLKAVEARERFASHVLAGLSRIPEGVLKSLLLEELARRSGLNESRLGQLLARREQAQQQGQRSHDEAYPAADNGRDEMSHGTVNAPSGRRHGVERPSGGALAPLARVIQLLIHEPALVETLPPEDEWLPGGDPEAALYTAIVDVLRAGRYRSPQVVLAHFQGSNEGRRLAELARRELLIPRGARAEELEGLVAYFRRHRLRPSCQEQIDALLARQREGERLSPQERQHLMALLADLGSAGTRK